Part of the Actinomycetota bacterium genome is shown below.
GGCGGTCAAGGTCACGGTTGGGCAGGGTCGAGGCCTCGTCGATGACGAGCACGGTCCGTTCGTCGAGCGGCGGCTCGGCGAGGGTGCCGGCACGGTAGGCGTCGAGGCGGACCAGCAGGCTGGCCACCGTCGAGCACTCCAGACCGGTGGCCTCGGCGAGGTGCTCGGCGGCCGTGGCCTGGACGCAGGCGCCGACCACCCGCAGCCCACTACGTCGCCACGCCTGGGCGGCTGCCTCCAGCGCCGTCGTCTTGCCCGTCCCCCCCGGCCCCTCCACGCACTGGACGCGGTGGCCCGACCTGCACACCGAGCGCACCATCTCCCGCTGGTCCTCGCCGAGCATGGGCCGCTCGGCGAGCACGGCGGCGAGGGCGGCCTCGTCGGCCAGGCCAGCCCCGTCCGCCCGGCCCGCGGCGTAGCCGGCGAAGATGCGTGCCTCCACGGCCAGCATCGCGTGGGTCGTGTAGAGCCCCTCGCCCCGTAGCGCCCGCACCCGGCGGCCGTCGCGACGGCGGATGACCTCCGCGCCGCGGCCGGGGGCGGGACGGTCAAGGTCGAGGGCCACGGGCGCGTCGGTGGCCAGCCAGGCGTCGGCCAGGTCGCAAACCTCGGCCGCGCCCAGGCGGTCCCCGGCCCAGTCGGCCACCGCCTGGAGCACTTCGCGGCGGCCGAAGGTGGGGCTCATCTCGGTCATGCCCTGGGCCGAGCCGAGGCGGTGGAACAGGCGGCGGCGGTCGTCCTCGGTCACCAGCGCGGGGGCGGGCTGGCGGCCCCAGCACCCGGACAAGGCCCGGGCGTCGAAGCCGACGGCGTCGAGCTGGGCGGCCCACCACGGCCGCAGGGCGTCGGGGTCGACGCCCCGTTCGTCCTTGGCCGCCCGGGTGAGGTAGGCGGCGACCTGCAGGCCCCGGGCCCGCATGTGGCGGCCGCCGGTGTAGAACGCCTCGAGCTGGCCCAGCACCCCGTCGAGCTCACGTGAGCGCTTGGACATCTCCACGACCGCGGCCCGGGGCACGCCGGCGACGTCGGCCAGGCCCCGCTCGGGGGTGTCCCAGGCGACGCCCAGCCGGCGCGCCATCTGGGACCGCAGCTCGGCGGCGGCCAGGTAGCTAGCCGTCTTGGCGTGGGCGAACAGGGCGCGGCCGTCGAGGGCGCGGACCTTGCCGTCGGGCCCCTCGGCCATGTTGGCCACCACCACGTGGCAGTGGAGCTGGGGGTCGAGCGCCCGCGACGTGCCGTGGGTGTAGCAGGCCGCCAGCAGGCCGTTGGCCCTGCGGGGCACCGAGGACGGGCCGCGGCGGACGAACGCGGCGTTGTCCTGCAGGTAGGCCATGCCGGCGTCGACGGCGGCGTGCACGGCAGCCACGATCTCGCCCTGGCGGGCAGGGTCGGCCCGGGCCCAGAGGATGCTCACCGACTTGGGGACGCTAAAGGTCACGTCGTAGGCGATCACCGAGTTGGGGGGCTTGCGCTCGGAGGCGAACCGGGCCACCTCCGCCCGGCGGACCTTCCACCGACGGCCGTCGCCCTCGCGTTGCGCGTCGAGGTAGGGGTGGTCGAAGGTCACCTCGCCGGGTTGCCCGTGTTCGGCCCGGAGCCGGGCGGTACGGGCGGCGATCCGGCGCAGGTACGCGGCCGACACCCCGAGCAAGGCCGCCGCGTCCGGAAGGCTCAGCAGGTCGTCGGGGCTGTCGTTCGGTGGGCGGTCGCCGTGGTCGCGGCCGAGCTGCTCGGCCCGCTCGGCCGGTCCCCGCCCGTCGACGAGCCGCTCGCCGGTCGTCGGGCCCTGGCCCGTGAGCATCCGCTCCAGCTCGCATCGGGCGACCGGCCCCGTCGGCGGAGCGGACACCACGCCCCGGCCGACCCATCGCCCGGCCCCCTCCACCGAGTCCGCGTAGTAGGCCAACGCCCCCTCTGTGGCCGGGGCCGGCTCGGGGCCACGGGTGGGCAGCGACGGGCGTAGCAGGTCGGACTCGTCCCACCACCGCTCCGACCGCCCCGGCGGCTCGGCGCGGTGTCCTTCGAGGTAGTCGACGACCTTGGCGACCGCGGCCGCCCCCTGCCCGCCCCCACCGCGCGCCCCGAGGGGGGTCACGCTCACGATCACCGACGACCTCGTGCGTTCTCGACCGGCACAAAGCCGATCCTGGAGACCTCCCCTTGCCGGTCACCTTGCCGGCAAGCCGCCGACGTCGCGCCGGCTCACGGGCCCGCACCGCCCGCAGGTTTCGCAAAGCGAAACCTGCAAGGGTGTCTCAGCTGGCGACGTGGGGCGACCGACGACCGGGGGACGGTTGCCGGTCGCGTCGCGCGAAGGGGTTCAGTCCGACGCACGGCTGCGAGCGTCGACGCGTTGACAGCAAGTCCATGGACAGGCGGGGTGAGGGTGTCTCCGGCGGCTGACGTGCGGGACGTGCGACGGCTGCCGGTCGCCTCGCTCGAGGTGGTTCAGTTCGACGGAACCGAAGCTCCTGCGACGACCGCGGCGAGGTCGTCGACGCTGGCGAGCAGGGCTGTCGGGGTGAGGCCGAGATCGAGGGTGTGGGTGACGACCGTGACGGCAGCGTTGCGCACCCGGTGGCTGGCCCGGGTGCCGTTGCCCTTGGCGTAGATGAGGTGGCCGGCGTCGAGGCCGAGGGCGGTGCAGTAGGCGAGCATCTGGTACAGGTCGGCGTCGGGGAAGCCCGAGGGCTTCTCCACCTTGTACTTGGCGTCGATCACGGCTGCCGGCTGGCCGTCGAGGTGCCAGACCAGGTCGGGGCGCATGGTGATACGGCTGTCGACGTCGAGGTGGTGACGGTCCTGGGGGCGGCAGCGTCCGCCGAAGGGACGCAACGACTCGACCAGCGCGGCGACCAGGAAGTCCTCGTAGACCTTGGCCATGTCGACCAGGAAACCGTTCACCCGTACGTCGCCGGGTGCCTGGTCGACGGCGTCGCCGGCCAGCACGAGCTCGGCCAACCACAGCGCCACGTGGTAGCGGGCGTTGAGCCTGGTTGGCCTCCAGGCTGGGGTCGACCCCGAGCAGGTGTGAGGCCCGACATCGGCAAGCATCAGCCGGATGCCCCGCAGGCGCTGGCGGGCACGGGCGTCGACGCCGGGCAGGCGGAGCAGCAGCTCAGCCGCGGCCCGCAGCACCCGGTTCTCGGCGATGTCGACGGTGTAGTCGTCGAAACGGACGAGCAGGGGCACGGCCAGCCCGAAGCGCTGGCGGAGCTGGTCCTGATCGCGAAGGCGGCCCCGCAGCACCATGAGCGAGTCGTCGGTCTCGGTGTAGCCCTGGAGCAGCCCCACCTCGGTGGCCCGCTCCACCTGGCTGGCGAACGCCTGGGCCAGGGCCGCCACCAGGTCGTCGACCTCGGCCATGGCGACGGTGTCGGCCCTCCACCCCGGGTCCTTGGCGTAGCCGAGCAGGAACAGCAGGCGGTGGATGTCGACCTTGGGCCTGACCCAAACCGTGACGCCCGAGATCGAGGCCACGCCCACCTTGGTGGTGGCGGTCACCTCCCACTGCCCGCCCCCGAGACGGTGGGCAGAAACGGCCCCCGACGCGGCCAGGGCGTCGCCCACCCTGTCGTCGAGGCGCACCACCGCGGGCTCGCCTCCTTCCTGGAGGCGGAGCTCGGTCACCCCTCCTCGACGGCCCTGAGCAGCGACGCCAGCTCGTAGCGGCGGCGCACGCTGTCCCACTGGCCGTAGTGGTGCTCCTGGAGCAGGGGCAGCAGCGAGGTCCGCCAGATGCGGTCGAGGCTCTCGTGCGAGTGGGCGTCGGCGAGGGTGCTCTTCATAAAGTAGGCCGGCCCGATGCGGAAGTCGGGGTCGTCGATGCGGCGGTTGAGCTCCTCGAGCAGCCTCGCGGCCGTGGCCCCCAGGCCGTGGTGCGCCGACCACCGCTCCAGCAACGACCGGGCCGGCTCCTCGCCAGGGTCGAGGGACACGAAGCCGAACCGCCGGCGCATGGCCGAATCGACGAGGGCGATCGAACGGTCGGCGGTGTTCATGGTGCCGATGAGGTACACGTTGGGGGGAAGGGTGAAGCCCTCCTCGTCGGCCGAGTAGAGCAGGTCGACGGCTTGGTCGCGGTACTCGAGCAGGAAGTACAGCTCGCCGAACACCTTGGCCAGGTTGGCCCGGTTGATCTCGTCGATGATGAGCACGAATGCCTGCTCGGGGTGCTCGCGGGCGCGGTCTACAAGCTTGCGGAACGGCCCCGGCTTGAGCTCGAAGGAGATGGTGCCCTCGGCCCGGCCCGGCACCGGCCGGTAGCCCTCGAAGAAGTCCTCGTAGGTGTAGGCCGGGTGGAACTGCACCAGCTTCACCTGCTCGGGCCCCACCAGGTCGGCCGCCAGCGAGCGGGCGATGAACGTCTTGCCCGTCCCCGGCGGACCGTAGAACACGAGCTGGCGGCGCTCGTCGAGCAGCCGGCGGACCTCCGACAGCCATCCGGCGTCGACGAACAGGCCCTCGGCCAGGCCCGGCGAGGGCTCGGGCAGGTGCTCGTGGCGGGCGGCTCCCCCGAGCTCGTCCTCGTCGACGGGCGGCGCGGTCAGGTCGTCGATGAGGGCGAGGTCGGCGGTGAGGTCGAGCACCGTACTACCCGTCTGGAGGCGGGCGGGCAGCGGCGCCGGCAGGTCGGCGTAGTCGATCGGCGTGTCGGCGTTGCGCCACTCGACGGCGCGACGGAGGTTGGAGCGACCGCCCTCGGAGGCGACGTACTCGCACTCGCCGGTGACGTCACCGATGTAGACGAGGTGCTCGCTCGTGGTCAGGACCGCGTCGCCCGGGCGCACCCGGGTCACGAAGGCGACGATCTCGTCCACCTTGGCCTTCAGCTCATGGTGCTTGAGGTGCTCGTAGTCCTCCTCGGCCAGCGCCCGCAGCTCGTCGGCCCCGATACCAGCCTCGACCGGCCGCAGCTGCGACCCGGCCAGGCTGACGTAGCCACCTTCGAGCCAGGCCGAAACGACGTTAGCGCCCAGCACCGACGAGCCTCGCACCAGCCAGGCCCGACGCTGGGCCGGCCTCTCGCGCCGCCACCGGCGATAGCGGGCCAGGGCGGCATTACGGAACGACTCCGGGTCACCATGGTCGGCCACGGCGGCGCGGCCCTCCTCGGTGAGCGACCACACGCCCCGCCCGTCCTTGGCCAACCAACCCGCCTTGACCATGGTCGTCGTAGACCAGAGGAACTTGTACCGCCACGCCTCCTCGCCCGCCACCAGCTCACGCTCCTCGTCGGTGGGCCGCACCACCGCCTCGATGTGGGCCAGCACCTCCTCTCGCGACGCCGGCCGCCCCCGCTCCGCCATGAACACGGCCGCCTCCCGCATGAGCTGCGCCACCCGCCGGCCGGTGATCACCCGCCCGGCGCCACGCGGGCGGGCAGCCAGCCTTGGTCGTGGAGCTGGTGCCAAGCGGCGGCGACGTGGTCGGGTCCGAACATCCGGCGCTTGCGGGCGCTCCATCCGGCCACCTGCTCGGCGACCGATTCGGGGCCTGCGGCCTGGCCGTCACCGGCGATGGCCAGCCAGTGGACGGTGGCCAGCAGTTCCATGCCGTAGGCCGACTCGAAGCCGTCGCTCAGGGCCACGACCCGGTCGATCCGAGCGACCGTGCCGGGGTGGCGGGCAAGCTCGGCGCGGGCCTCCTCGGCCGCGCCGGGCATGACGGTGATCGGCTCCGCCGACATCACCGGCACGCTGGCGTCGCCGAAACCCCGCAGGAAGTGGCCCTCGACGGCGAGGAGCACGAACCGGAGGTTCTCGGCATAGGGCCCGTAGAGGCCCTTGGCGAACTTCAGCTTGAGCGGTTCCCCCGCCTCCTGGAGGAAGTACATCAGCTTCTGCACCTCGATGAGCGACACCTCCACGGACCGCTCGCGGTACTGGGCCACGATGTCGACGAGGGCCGCCTTTCCAGGCGTCCACTCGGGTCGGCGCGTGTCGGTGACCATGGCCTCAGCCGCCGGCGGGCCCTCGGGCGGGTAAAGCCGCACGTCGACTCCGGGCACCTCGGCCAGCGCTTTCTCGATGACCGGCCTGACCTCCTCCCAGCGCAGGCCGCCGCTACCGCACCCGAGCGGGGGAACGGCCAGCGAGCGGATCCCGTAGGCGCGGACCACGTCGACCAGGTCGGCGAGACCGGCCTCCACGTCGGCCAACCGGGACCGGGCTCGCCAGTGGCCCTTGGTGGGGAAGTTGATGACCAAGCGAGGACCGGCGAGGGCGTTGTTCTCCCAGACGTGCATCTTGCCGAGCTGCACCTCCCCCCGCTTCGCCGCCTTCTCGTAGTCGGTGAGCATGGCCGGGAAGGCCCGGGCGAACTGAAGGGCGATGCCCTTGCCCATGACACCCACCGTGTTCACGGTGTTGACCAGGGCGTCGACCTCGGCCTGAAGGAGGTTGCCGTGCGCTTCGGTGATCAATCGCCCGCTCCCTCCTAGAAGTACCACTTCGGCCGGACCTCGACCTGAGCGTGGGCGCCGACCCTCGCCAGCGCCTCGGTCACCTTCGTACGCATTCTTGCTGTCGCGGCGACCGCGGTGAAGCCATCCCAGGGGACACGGCCGTGCGCCAGGCATTCCGCCATGCGGCGTTCCCGTCGCTCGGGGTCGTCGGGGGTGTTGAACCACAAGGCATCGGCCATCAGGGGCCAGTCCACCAGGTCGTCGAGGTCGTCGAGAGCGCTGGTGAAACGGACCAGGCCGGTGGCCAGCGCCGCGTTCCGATCGGTGAAAACCAAAGAGAGCCCGAGGTCTCCGAGACGCTCGACCGACGTGACCAGGTAGACGAGCGGACCCTGACCGCCAGCGTACTGCTCGACCTGCCCGGCATTGACTGCATAGAGCATCGGGCTGCGGGGCGCGAAGTAGAAGGGGACGTAGTCGCCCACCGACCCGCCCGGGCCCGCTCGGACCGGGCGCCGCCGGCGCTGCTCCTTGATCCGGCGGTTCCCCACTTCAACGACGCACCGTTGGGTACTGGCGGCCTCGCAGAGCAGCCCGTCGGTGACGATGGAGGGCAGGTTGTCGACGTGGGTGAAGTGGTAGAGCGGCGTAGGTCGGGGTCGGGGCATGTCACTGGAGCGGGTGGCGGGGGTCGCCCGGGATCACGGGCAGGTGTCCCGTGGGCCCGCGGGGATCATGCGGTCGCAGTGGCGGGGCGGATCCCGGCGTCGAGCTCGTCGTCGACGATCTGGAGCTGGCCATCGAAGTGGTGCTGGAGGTTGGCAACGAGGCGGGCGACCGAGTTCCCACAACCTCCGGCGAACAGATAGACCCGCATCCACTCGGGCGCGATGTCGAAGCGAACCGGCTGGCCGACGTGGAGGTCGACGGCTTCGACCTCGGCCCGCTCTTCGCCGGTCATCTGCGGGATGCCCCAGAGCCGGAACGGCTCGCGCGCCGAGAACAGCCCGTCAAGGAAACGCTCCAGATCTAGGATACTGCGGCTGAAGCGGAGGACCACCGGGCCACCGCTCAGTCGGGCGCCCCCTCCATCCAGTTCGGTCCAAGTGAGAGCTCGCTGCTCAACCGACTCCACGAAGTGGCGGTAGCGGTCCACCACGCGAGCGACGATCGCCTGGTGGAACCCGAAATCGTCCCCATAGGCGACGAAACGGCCATCGCGGCTGATGCCTTCCACGACGGTCCCTAGATCGTCGTCGGAAGCGGTCACCCCCACGGCGCTGCGCGACACCGCTCCGGGCGCCTGACCCTCGATCGCCCGGAGCAGCTCCTCGGCCATCGTGCCGCTCACGCTCAACCGCAGATCGCCGACATCAGATTGCGGTGACAGGCGCCGTGCGCGGAAGTCGGTCGCCAGCCACCTCGGGGAGGTGCCGGGCCACACGTTCCCGAGATGGTCGGACGGGAGCCAGACCCGGTCGAGCTCCCGCCAGGACTCGACGGCGCCCCTGAGCAGCGCCCTCGCCGCGCCGACCGGGGCGGTGGTATGGACACTCCAGAACCGGCCGTCGAGGTGGTCGACCACGAGGGGCGTGTCGCCGCCCACCTCGTGGAGGTGGACGTCGTCGGTGGCCGAGACACCCTGGGATCCGAACACCTCGCCGAGCATCGCCCCGGGGTCGCCGTTGGCGTGAGCCTCGATGACGAACGTCTTCCAGGGCGAGCGGCTGGACGACGAGGAGAACCGGTCCGCCAGTTCTGCTCGGTTCATGCCATGCCTTCCTCTTCGCTTGCCCGTTCGTCCTCGTCGGCCTCGTCAGCCCGCACCACTTCAACGAGGTCGTCAAATAGTGCCATCTGATCAGCCTCGGCTCTGCGCCGCGCCGGCTTTCCCGCAGAGCGAGCCACGGCCTGGTACACCTGGGTCCGGCCCTGGCGGGCCGCTTCCTCGGGTGAACGCACGAAGCGCACGTAAGCAAGCTCCCGGTTGCCTGTCCGCCCGAGGTACTCGAACGTTGCCGGGTCGCGCCCCACAACGCGACGAACGGCCGCGTCCACCTCGCCGTCAGGCGGCTCCGAGCGGCCTTGCCATACAGCGCATAGTGCGCCATTACTAGCTCGGCCACGGCGGGGACGCTCACCTGTGGAACCTTGCGGCTGAGCACCGAAACGAGAGCGGGCAAGCCGAGGCCGTCGAAGTCGGTGTCGGGTGACTGCTCGTCGACGACCACGAAGCGTGGGGGTGGGCCTGGCACCGCCAGCGGCTCGGCGAAGGCCGCCTGCAGGTCCGCGTCGCTGAACTTCGCCCCGTGATGCTTCACCTCACGGTCCCCGACGGCGAGGACCGGACAGCCAAGGCCTGCTTCCCCGAGGCCTTGAAGAACACGGTCGACATTCTCCTGGAGGCAGGTGTAGAGGGGTTGTACGGCGATCGGCCCCGGCTTCGGGATAGTCAGCGAGGCGGCTCGGATGGCATCGTCGGCCCGGAGCACCCCGTAGCGGCAAGCTTGGCCCTCGTGGACGTTGGCGCCGGCCTTCGCCTCGACCGCGAGGATGGCATTGCGTGCGGGCCGGAACAGAACAGCGTCGACAACCACCTTCGTGTCTCCTGCCGGCATAGGCACCTCGATGCCGGCCAGCGTGAAGCCGGCGCGGGCGAAGGGCGCCGGGTACACGTCTCCCGGCGTGCACAGGCCGATTACAGCATTCAAGGGAACCAGCCGCCGCTCCACCGCCCGAGCGTACGCCTACCAGGGGCGCGAGGAGCAACGGCCGGTCACCAAGCCCATGGGGCACACGACTCGGCTTGGCCCCAGCAATCGTGTGCTGCGCGATTCCTATTCTTCGACGACCTTACCGTCGACATACAGGTGCCCCGCATCTCTGGTTACCAGCTTGTCACCGATTCGCAGCACCCCGTCCTCCAGAAGAACCCGCTCGTCACCGACGTAGGTGAAACCACCTTCCGACATGACGCGTTTGCCGCCGATATATGTGAAGCCACCGTCGTGCACGACTCGCTCATCGCCGACACGCTTGGAGCTCACGATCCGGCTCCAGTCCGAGTTGCCGCCGGAGCTAGCGCGCACCCGTGTACGCGGAACACCGCGGACGAGGGCTCCGGCGCTGGGGCCCTTGCCGATATCGACGCCCGCCCAGGCAAAGAAAAGCTTAAAGAGCTTTAGTGTGACCCACAGGATTACAACAAAGAACGACGATATAACAGCACCGACCGCTGCGACGGCCCAGACGAGTATCTTTGCCCCGATCGGGATCATCTTGACACGCGTCCAGAGGTTGCTGACGGCCGCGGCCCCGAGGACCGCAGCGATCATCACCAAACCCAGGATGACATCTTCGGCAAGGTTGCCTCCAAAGATCGCGAGCAGACCGAATCCGAGAGTGACAACCGAGAACCCCAGCATCCACCAATGCCGTGAGGATGGGGTTGGCACGAACAGCTCTCCTTCTTCCCCGGGCACCTCGTTGCCGGTATCCGATCCGTCACCACCGTCGTCACCGACGCCGCCCTTAGCAGGAAGATCACCCTGACGGATGGCCTCGCGACCGATGCTGCCCGCTACATTCTGAGCGGTACGAGTTGGATTAGTCATAGCTTTGGCTACTCGCCAGCCTTTTACCTCGCCTTTCTTGTTAGTGACGCCTGACCCCTCAATAGCAGTCTGCTTAAGAGATTCGACATCAACCCTATCGATAATCTCGCTCGGTTGAAATCGTTTCGCGCCATCCGACGCGGCATCCCTGAGGCGCTCAGCTTTGTCTCGCAGTCCCACCAGCCACCCTCCGATCAATCTCATGGAGCACACGAGGGGCGACTAAGAACATTGCCGGAACGCCGAGAACATCGGACCCGCCACTTGGCCGTGCCGCCACCAGAGATGAGTTTAACCCGCGCTGTAGGGCGTGCACAAGGGGGTCGAGAAAGAGACCCTGATGGCTACAACCGAACGTCGGTCGTTATGGGACGTGATCGTCCGGGGTGGCCGGGCCCAGGTGATGCCCTGACCGGTCAGCGGGGTGGGTGGCGGGGGCCGTGGCCGGGTGGGGGGTCGAGGGCGGAGCGGAAGGGCTGGCCGGTGCTGATCGACTTGGCCAGGCGGTCGTAGGCGTCCATCACCAGGCGCCAGGTGCGGTGCTCGCCGTGGTCGCGCTGGTCGTTGCGGTGAACGATCGGGAAGGTGCTGAGGATGTAGTCGGCGTCGTCGCGCTCGATGCCGTAGAGGTGGAAGAACGCCCCGTCGAGCTCGGCCCGCAGCCCCGCCCGCCGCTCGTCGTCCCACCGCCACGGCGGCCCACTGTCGCCCAGGTCGCGGGCGAACGGCTCCATGTCCCAGGCCGTGTAGGTCAGCTCCAGGACCCGAGGGCGTACCCACTCGGCCACCGTCTCGGACGACCAGGGCGCGGTGGCGCCGAAGGCCGAGGGCGGGAGGACGGGCAACTGCTCGGCGATGAAGAAGTTCATGGTGGTACCACCGAGCTTCTGCCGGGAGCCGAAGTCGCAGGCCAAACACGCCAGAGCGGACCCAAACAGCCATGGTTCATGCCGTTCGGCCAGCAGAAGCGGGAGCTTGTTCCCGACGGCGGTTCGCGGGGCGGTGGCGGCGATCATGGTGCGTTCGTCGGTGGAGCGGCAGATGTCGCGGAAGCCCAGCAGCCAGTTGTGGGGCCAGCGGTGGGCGAGTTTGGTGTCGACCTCGGGGGCGGGGACCCAGTAGCGGGGTTGGACGACGAAGTGGGGGTCGGCGTGTTCCGCGGCGGTGACGTCGCGGATGGCGCCGGCTTCGTCGTAGGTGGCCCAGCGGTGGTCGAAGTGGTGGACCATCTTGGCCTCGTACAGCGGGAGCATGGTGTCGGGGCCGCGGTGGAAGCCGTTGCCGTGGCGCTGCCAGCCGTCGGCTTCGAGCTCGGCCCGGGTGCGGAAGAGGCCGGAGTCGTTCGACATGTCGATCATGCGCACGAACGACACGCCCCACGGGTTGCCGTCGGGGTCGCCGTGGCGGACCAGCACCGGCACCCGGCGGTAGATGCCGAGCGTGATCTCGGCGTCACGTCGGGTGCGGAACACCGGGCAGGTGCCGGTGTTGGGGTTGAGCAGGGTTATCTCCTCGGGCGTGAGCTCGAACCGCACCCCGGGCCGGGCCAGGTCGGCGGGCTCGCGAGCGAAGAAGGCGAAGTCGGCAGCGTCGACCGGCGACCCCCGGCCGGCCAGGGTGAGCAGGCAGAACTTGAAGCTGCGGTGGACACCCTCGAACAGCGGCTTTGAGTTCTCGAAGTCGAAGAGCGAGACCAGGCTGCGGCGGGCGACCAGGTCCTTGAAGAAGTGCTGGGTGGTGGCGTCGGTGGCGATGCCGGTGGGCAGGATCACGCCCAGGCGGCCCCGGTCGCCGAGCAGGCTGCGGTCGTGCTCGGCGAAAACGGCGTAGGTGTTCACGTCGCCCCGCCCGCACAGCGGGTAGCGACCGCTCTGGCGGATGAGGTGGCTCTCGCCGTCGGCCTGGCGCTTGGCCGCCTCGAACTCTGCGAGGAGCTGCCGGTTCTCGCCGGCCAGAGCGGCAATGAGCCTCTTGCGGGCCGCGGCGTTGGGCGCACCGCCGATGTCGGGGGCGCGGGAGGCGAAGAACTCCTGCTCGGACAGCTTCACCCGTTCCCACGGCGGGTTGCCGAGCACGCAGGAGAAGCCGCCGCTCCAGCCGGCATCGGTCGACCCGGAGCCGGTGACGGTGAAGATCTGGGGGAACTCCAGGTGCCAGTGGAAGAAGCGGTAGCGGGCGGCCAGCCTGGCCACCTCG
Proteins encoded:
- a CDS encoding restriction endonuclease, which translates into the protein MTELRLQEGGEPAVVRLDDRVGDALAASGAVSAHRLGGGQWEVTATTKVGVASISGVTVWVRPKVDIHRLLFLLGYAKDPGWRADTVAMAEVDDLVAALAQAFASQVERATEVGLLQGYTETDDSLMVLRGRLRDQDQLRQRFGLAVPLLVRFDDYTVDIAENRVLRAAAELLLRLPGVDARARQRLRGIRLMLADVGPHTCSGSTPAWRPTRLNARYHVALWLAELVLAGDAVDQAPGDVRVNGFLVDMAKVYEDFLVAALVESLRPFGGRCRPQDRHHLDVDSRITMRPDLVWHLDGQPAAVIDAKYKVEKPSGFPDADLYQMLAYCTALGLDAGHLIYAKGNGTRASHRVRNAAVTVVTHTLDLGLTPTALLASVDDLAAVVAGASVPSN
- a CDS encoding AAA family ATPase, which translates into the protein MITGRRVAQLMREAAVFMAERGRPASREEVLAHIEAVVRPTDEERELVAGEEAWRYKFLWSTTTMVKAGWLAKDGRGVWSLTEEGRAAVADHGDPESFRNAALARYRRWRRERPAQRRAWLVRGSSVLGANVVSAWLEGGYVSLAGSQLRPVEAGIGADELRALAEEDYEHLKHHELKAKVDEIVAFVTRVRPGDAVLTTSEHLVYIGDVTGECEYVASEGGRSNLRRAVEWRNADTPIDYADLPAPLPARLQTGSTVLDLTADLALIDDLTAPPVDEDELGGAARHEHLPEPSPGLAEGLFVDAGWLSEVRRLLDERRQLVFYGPPGTGKTFIARSLAADLVGPEQVKLVQFHPAYTYEDFFEGYRPVPGRAEGTISFELKPGPFRKLVDRAREHPEQAFVLIIDEINRANLAKVFGELYFLLEYRDQAVDLLYSADEEGFTLPPNVYLIGTMNTADRSIALVDSAMRRRFGFVSLDPGEEPARSLLERWSAHHGLGATAARLLEELNRRIDDPDFRIGPAYFMKSTLADAHSHESLDRIWRTSLLPLLQEHHYGQWDSVRRRYELASLLRAVEEG
- a CDS encoding DUF4433 domain-containing protein, producing MPRPRPTPLYHFTHVDNLPSIVTDGLLCEAASTQRCVVEVGNRRIKEQRRRRPVRAGPGGSVGDYVPFYFAPRSPMLYAVNAGQVEQYAGGQGPLVYLVTSVERLGDLGLSLVFTDRNAALATGLVRFTSALDDLDDLVDWPLMADALWFNTPDDPERRERRMAECLAHGRVPWDGFTAVAATARMRTKVTEALARVGAHAQVEVRPKWYF
- the mobF gene encoding MobF family relaxase; its protein translation is MSVTPLGARGGGGQGAAAVAKVVDYLEGHRAEPPGRSERWWDESDLLRPSLPTRGPEPAPATEGALAYYADSVEGAGRWVGRGVVSAPPTGPVARCELERMLTGQGPTTGERLVDGRGPAERAEQLGRDHGDRPPNDSPDDLLSLPDAAALLGVSAAYLRRIAARTARLRAEHGQPGEVTFDHPYLDAQREGDGRRWKVRRAEVARFASERKPPNSVIAYDVTFSVPKSVSILWARADPARQGEIVAAVHAAVDAGMAYLQDNAAFVRRGPSSVPRRANGLLAACYTHGTSRALDPQLHCHVVVANMAEGPDGKVRALDGRALFAHAKTASYLAAAELRSQMARRLGVAWDTPERGLADVAGVPRAAVVEMSKRSRELDGVLGQLEAFYTGGRHMRARGLQVAAYLTRAAKDERGVDPDALRPWWAAQLDAVGFDARALSGCWGRQPAPALVTEDDRRRLFHRLGSAQGMTEMSPTFGRREVLQAVADWAGDRLGAAEVCDLADAWLATDAPVALDLDRPAPGRGAEVIRRRDGRRVRALRGEGLYTTHAMLAVEARIFAGYAAGRADGAGLADEAALAAVLAERPMLGEDQREMVRSVCRSGHRVQCVEGPGGTGKTTALEAAAQAWRRSGLRVVGACVQATAAEHLAEATGLECSTVASLLVRLDAYRAGTLAEPPLDERTVLVIDEASTLPNRDLDRLVDHVRAAGAAVRLVGDPAQHSAVAAGGGWRALLERWPDDRAVLWERRRQSSPEMAEVRMASAEYAAGRVAEAMDRLRRDDRLVEASSPDELLDSLVADWYLDRLRRQSDPSVEASSMISDHHYERRELNRRARALLSADGTLHGPALDVGELSFQAGDEVIAVTQSPRLRPRGAPRSEFVRNAERGRVVDVHTGDDADLTVDFERRGRVVVPYSHLATRVRAGVPCPLAHSYAMTSYGAQGATYHAGRHLVTDRSSRPGVYVGLTRGRNDVRLYMVRRDELVPPPERHSRLPVVGDELSTLEAVTARLEAEDYERLARELDPQVPEVARLLRTCSLAELGRLLLSPAPHDPEVVEHAYRDAARMVAARHVVEPPPPVVAHLGRRPDGRLRATWDRAVGAVAVYRARWSVDGWRPGALSPEWALGPRPTSGAEDHYDHIAGVLSAAQAELAAGRPTAELAGQRRELLALLAAAPGSPRRLDSVAEAAHAEDRLLVAQAGHARRIHQVEDLQVGARRRPDQQRLELARRALEASADDLAAAEHAALRARKRADAIASGRGDRGPIDADLAEVQAALDLQVTRALSRPRPYLTALLGPRPDGPAAKDWDEPARAIERFRHESLGIGPEAGPLDAETPLAAAIGPRPDDDRLLAEWRRTARAVEADQPREPDVTINL
- a CDS encoding macro domain-containing protein; protein product: MITEAHGNLLQAEVDALVNTVNTVGVMGKGIALQFARAFPAMLTDYEKAAKRGEVQLGKMHVWENNALAGPRLVINFPTKGHWRARSRLADVEAGLADLVDVVRAYGIRSLAVPPLGCGSGGLRWEEVRPVIEKALAEVPGVDVRLYPPEGPPAAEAMVTDTRRPEWTPGKAALVDIVAQYRERSVEVSLIEVQKLMYFLQEAGEPLKLKFAKGLYGPYAENLRFVLLAVEGHFLRGFGDASVPVMSAEPITVMPGAAEEARAELARHPGTVARIDRVVALSDGFESAYGMELLATVHWLAIAGDGQAAGPESVAEQVAGWSARKRRMFGPDHVAAAWHQLHDQGWLPARVAPGG